One window from the genome of Deinococcus sp. NW-56 encodes:
- the gmk gene encoding guanylate kinase, which yields MMVTAPDAAPTPDPSPQPRPQRGLLLVITGASGVGKGTLRERWLAGQDVFYSTSWTTREARPGERDGVDYVFVTPEVFLDKARQRGFLEHAQFVGNHYGTPIEPIEAALARGQDVVLEIEVEGAMQVKDRLGDEAILIFIMPPSLTELRRRLTGRATETPERIEKRLARAREEIMHAHDFRYVVVNDDLDRAVEELRAVQQAERARQRPEADWTEEERAAHQLAHTVRSGALSSEDLRRVVES from the coding sequence ATGATGGTGACTGCTCCGGACGCCGCCCCCACCCCCGACCCCTCCCCCCAGCCCCGTCCGCAACGGGGCCTGCTGCTCGTGATCACCGGCGCCTCCGGGGTGGGCAAGGGCACCCTGCGCGAGCGCTGGCTGGCCGGGCAGGACGTGTTCTACTCGACCTCGTGGACCACCCGCGAGGCCCGCCCCGGCGAGCGTGACGGGGTGGACTACGTGTTCGTGACGCCCGAGGTCTTTCTGGACAAGGCCCGGCAGCGCGGCTTTCTGGAGCACGCGCAGTTCGTGGGCAACCACTACGGCACGCCCATCGAACCCATCGAGGCGGCCCTCGCACGGGGACAGGACGTGGTGCTGGAGATCGAGGTGGAGGGGGCCATGCAGGTCAAAGACCGCCTGGGCGACGAGGCCATCCTGATCTTCATCATGCCGCCCAGCCTGACCGAGCTGCGCCGCCGCCTGACCGGCCGCGCCACCGAGACTCCAGAGCGCATCGAGAAACGCCTTGCCCGTGCCCGCGAGGAGATCATGCACGCCCACGACTTCCGCTACGTGGTCGTCAACGATGACCTGGACCGCGCCGTGGAGGAACTGCGGGCCGTGCAGCAAGCTGAGCGTGCCCGCCAGCGCCCCGAGGCCGACTGGACCGAGGAGGAGCGCGCCGCGCATCAGCTCGCCCACACGGTCCGCAGCGGGGCGCTCAGCTCCGAGGACCTGCGCCGCGTGGTGGAGAGCTAG
- a CDS encoding Lrp/AsnC family transcriptional regulator encodes MTAPASTPAPVAPTVTPREQLLNRIQKDIPIVQRPYRVLAEEVGLTEQAALDILREVKAEGVLRQVSAIFDTRTLGYKSSLVAAEYAEDQLDAGAEVVNGHPGVSHNYKRNHAFNLWYTIAVPPESDLEAHVQKLHELSGAKVTRLMPTLHLFKIGVEFDMTGQEDWNAKARPQYTAEQRNIGYEVSDLDRAFVLEFQKDLPITEEPYADACAALGLTIDELAAHAQKMKDAGALRRVSAVFRHQKAGFTFNAMGVWAVPQEQVAEVGRQMAEFKAVSHCYLRPTYPEWPYTIFTMVHGRSKEEAFGKIAAIEQEVAPGIDHAILYSTKEYKKVRLEFYQPEFYEWARENLGTEA; translated from the coding sequence ATGACGGCTCCCGCCTCCACGCCCGCCCCGGTGGCCCCCACGGTCACGCCGCGCGAGCAACTGCTCAACCGCATCCAGAAGGACATTCCCATCGTGCAGCGGCCCTACCGCGTCCTCGCCGAGGAGGTCGGGCTGACCGAGCAAGCGGCGCTGGACATCCTGCGCGAGGTCAAGGCGGAGGGGGTGCTGCGGCAGGTCAGCGCGATCTTTGACACCCGGACCCTGGGGTACAAGTCCAGCCTCGTCGCCGCTGAGTACGCCGAGGATCAGCTCGACGCGGGGGCCGAGGTCGTCAACGGGCACCCCGGCGTCAGCCACAACTACAAGCGCAACCACGCCTTCAACCTCTGGTACACCATCGCCGTGCCGCCCGAGAGCGACCTCGAGGCGCACGTGCAGAAGCTGCATGAGCTGAGCGGCGCGAAAGTCACCCGGCTGATGCCCACCCTGCATCTGTTCAAGATCGGCGTCGAGTTCGACATGACCGGCCAGGAGGACTGGAACGCCAAGGCGAGGCCCCAGTACACCGCCGAGCAGCGCAACATCGGCTACGAGGTCTCGGACCTCGACCGCGCCTTCGTGCTGGAGTTCCAGAAGGACCTGCCCATCACCGAGGAACCCTACGCTGACGCCTGCGCCGCGCTGGGCCTGACCATCGACGAGCTGGCCGCCCACGCGCAGAAGATGAAGGACGCCGGGGCGCTGCGCCGCGTGTCCGCCGTGTTCCGGCACCAGAAGGCGGGCTTCACCTTCAACGCGATGGGCGTGTGGGCTGTCCCGCAGGAGCAGGTGGCCGAGGTGGGCCGCCAGATGGCCGAGTTCAAGGCCGTCTCGCACTGCTACCTGCGCCCGACCTATCCCGAGTGGCCCTACACCATCTTCACGATGGTCCACGGCCGCTCCAAGGAAGAGGCGTTCGGGAAGATCGCGGCCATCGAGCAGGAGGTGGCACCCGGCATCGACCACGCGATCCTGTACTCGACCAAGGAATACAAGAAGGTGCGGCTGGAGTTCTACCAGCCCGAGTTTTACGAGTGGGCGCGGGAGAACCTGGGCACGGAGGCTTGA
- the tkt gene encoding transketolase, producing MTAERQGQDLDRLSITTMRTLAIDAVQAANSGHPGAPLGASPMAYVLWQRFLRHNPQNPEWAGRDRFVLSAGHASMLIYSLLHLTGYDMPLEDIKRFRQWQSKTPGHPEFFHTPGLDATTGPLGQGAAMTVGMAMAEAHLAARYNREGFPIFDNHVYSILGDGDLQEGINHEAAALAGHLKLGKLIWLHDDNKVQLDTATEKAESEDTAARFRAYGWQVLRVEDGENLAEIEAAIQQAREHTDQPTLIQVRTVIGFGSPRAGTSKAHGEPLGEEGVAATKQALGWDFPPFTVPDEVKAHMDARERGTAQEAEWQALLDRYGQEYPDLAAEVMGLLRRDLPENLADALPTYEPGGKAVATRNASGEVINALAKVVPGLMGGSADLSGSTKTTIKDGGEFLPGHYEGRNVYFGVREFGMAAAANGLALYGGPRPLVGTFLVFADYLKPAFRLSAIQMQPVTYVLTHDSIGLGEDGPTHQPIEQLAMLRAVPGAHVIRPADANETATAWQMALEYGKGPTALALSRQDLPILPANPEGVKKGAYVVRDAENAAVVLIASGSEVSLALNAAEALAGEGTPARVVSMPCMEVFREQERGYRDSVLTPGVPRVAIEAASKSPWYEWVGSEGAVIGMDTFGASAPAKVLFEKFGFSVENVVKTVKDVLAR from the coding sequence ATGACAGCCGAACGACAGGGTCAGGACCTGGACCGCCTGAGCATCACCACCATGCGGACGCTCGCCATCGACGCCGTGCAGGCGGCCAACAGCGGCCACCCCGGCGCCCCGCTGGGTGCTTCCCCGATGGCCTACGTGCTGTGGCAGCGCTTCCTGCGCCACAACCCGCAAAACCCCGAGTGGGCGGGCCGCGACCGCTTCGTGCTGTCGGCGGGGCACGCCTCCATGCTGATCTACTCGCTGCTGCACCTCACCGGGTATGACATGCCGCTTGAGGACATCAAGCGCTTCCGGCAGTGGCAGAGCAAGACGCCCGGCCACCCCGAGTTCTTCCACACCCCCGGCCTCGACGCGACGACCGGGCCGCTGGGTCAGGGCGCGGCGATGACGGTGGGCATGGCGATGGCCGAGGCTCACCTCGCGGCCCGCTACAACCGTGAGGGCTTCCCGATCTTCGACAACCACGTCTACTCCATCCTGGGCGACGGCGACCTGCAAGAAGGCATCAACCACGAGGCCGCCGCCCTCGCCGGACACCTGAAACTCGGCAAGCTGATCTGGCTGCACGACGACAACAAGGTGCAGCTCGACACCGCCACCGAGAAGGCCGAGTCCGAAGACACCGCCGCCCGTTTCCGCGCTTACGGCTGGCAGGTGCTGCGCGTGGAGGACGGCGAGAACCTCGCTGAGATCGAGGCCGCCATCCAGCAGGCCCGCGAGCACACGGACCAGCCTACCCTGATCCAAGTCCGCACCGTGATCGGCTTCGGCAGCCCCCGCGCGGGCACCAGCAAGGCGCACGGCGAGCCGCTGGGCGAGGAGGGCGTGGCGGCGACCAAGCAGGCGCTGGGCTGGGACTTCCCGCCCTTCACGGTGCCGGACGAGGTCAAGGCCCACATGGACGCCCGCGAGCGCGGTACGGCGCAGGAGGCCGAGTGGCAGGCCCTCCTCGACCGCTACGGGCAGGAATACCCCGACCTCGCCGCCGAGGTGATGGGCCTGCTCAGGCGGGACCTGCCGGAGAACCTCGCGGACGCGCTCCCCACCTACGAACCCGGCGGCAAGGCCGTCGCCACCCGCAACGCCAGCGGCGAGGTCATCAACGCGCTGGCGAAGGTCGTGCCCGGCCTGATGGGTGGCAGCGCGGACCTGTCGGGCAGCACCAAGACCACCATCAAGGACGGCGGCGAATTCCTGCCGGGTCACTACGAGGGCCGCAACGTCTACTTCGGGGTGCGCGAGTTCGGCATGGCCGCCGCCGCCAACGGCCTCGCGCTGTACGGCGGGCCGCGTCCCCTCGTGGGCACCTTCCTGGTGTTCGCGGATTACCTCAAGCCCGCCTTCCGCCTCTCCGCGATCCAGATGCAGCCCGTGACCTACGTGCTGACCCACGACTCCATCGGTCTGGGGGAAGACGGCCCCACCCACCAGCCTATCGAGCAACTCGCCATGCTGCGGGCCGTCCCCGGCGCCCACGTCATCCGCCCCGCCGACGCCAACGAGACGGCGACCGCGTGGCAGATGGCGCTGGAGTACGGCAAGGGGCCGACCGCGCTGGCCCTCTCGCGCCAGGACCTCCCCATCCTGCCCGCCAACCCGGAAGGCGTGAAGAAGGGCGCCTACGTGGTCCGTGACGCCGAGAACGCAGCGGTCGTCCTGATCGCCTCCGGCTCGGAGGTCAGCCTCGCGCTGAACGCCGCCGAGGCGCTCGCCGGGGAGGGCACGCCCGCCCGCGTCGTCTCGATGCCCTGCATGGAGGTCTTCCGCGAGCAGGAGCGCGGTTACCGCGACTCGGTGCTGACGCCCGGCGTGCCCCGCGTCGCCATCGAAGCGGCGAGCAAGTCGCCCTGGTACGAGTGGGTCGGCTCGGAGGGCGCCGTGATCGGCATGGACACCTTCGGGGCGTCGGCCCCCGCCAAGGTGCTGTTCGAGAAGTTCGGCTTCAGTGTGGAGAATGTCGTCAAGACCGTAAAGGACGTGCTGGCCCGCTGA
- a CDS encoding GNAT family N-acetyltransferase produces the protein MIVRAFRDGDAPAVADLVTRSVRGLWTYRPEHFQESTRPEWRRLVAVRGGEVVATAHLSPFGDSAPDALRLDLAGDGTAFSPLSLALLAEWPAGYTRLLGVTREDFSEKMTFFAAAGFRNAWQSWGAHLDLSAWDPERFRALEERLFLEGYEVERWRMDAPEAEWQALHALHRQGEADVPRNPTTMTAPLDLPALREVMTREEAVFVVRRRGEMLALTRLTLPQHRTLQGTAEVSSDLTATHPSHRGRGLATLVKAHALAWAKSEGYPRAGTGGAILNLPMLRVNTRLGYVPEAMWVTWERKLRTPDTAVRKCSER, from the coding sequence GTGATCGTCCGGGCCTTCCGGGATGGGGACGCGCCCGCCGTGGCCGACCTCGTGACCCGGAGCGTGCGGGGGCTGTGGACCTACCGTCCGGAGCACTTTCAGGAGAGCACCCGGCCCGAGTGGCGGCGCCTCGTGGCGGTGCGGGGCGGCGAGGTCGTGGCGACCGCACACCTCTCGCCCTTCGGGGACAGCGCCCCGGACGCGCTGCGGCTGGACCTCGCGGGGGACGGGACCGCGTTCAGTCCCCTTTCCCTGGCGCTGCTCGCCGAGTGGCCCGCCGGATACACCCGGCTGCTGGGCGTGACCCGTGAGGACTTCTCCGAAAAGATGACTTTTTTCGCGGCGGCAGGCTTTCGCAACGCCTGGCAGTCGTGGGGAGCGCACCTCGACCTGAGCGCGTGGGACCCCGAGCGGTTCCGGGCGCTGGAGGAACGGCTCTTTCTGGAGGGCTACGAGGTGGAACGCTGGCGGATGGACGCCCCGGAAGCCGAGTGGCAGGCCCTGCATGCCCTGCACCGCCAGGGTGAGGCCGACGTGCCGCGCAACCCGACGACCATGACCGCGCCGCTGGACCTGCCCGCCCTGCGCGAGGTGATGACCCGCGAGGAGGCGGTCTTCGTGGTGCGGCGGCGAGGAGAAATGCTCGCGCTGACCCGGCTGACCTTGCCCCAGCACCGCACCCTTCAGGGCACGGCCGAAGTCTCCAGCGACCTCACCGCCACCCACCCCTCGCACCGGGGCCGGGGCCTCGCCACGCTGGTCAAGGCGCACGCGCTGGCCTGGGCGAAGTCGGAGGGCTACCCCCGTGCCGGGACCGGGGGGGCCATTCTGAATCTGCCGATGCTGCGCGTGAATACCCGGCTGGGTTACGTCCCCGAGGCGATGTGGGTGACGTGGGAGAGGAAGCTGAGAACCCCGGACACCGCCGTCAGAAAATGTTCAGAGCGTTAA
- a CDS encoding SDR family oxidoreductase, with translation MTDNDKARQGAQPETASTEEMPQETPVEKQDIQPGHEAEMDVKPVVIREDYRGSGKLDGKVALITGGDSGIGRAVAVHFAREGADVVLLYLDEHQDAQDTVAMVEAEGRRALAIAGDIGDVGFARQAVEQTLGQFGKLDILVNNAAEQHEQKELTDITPEQLERTFRTNIFGMFYLTQAALPHLGEGASIINTTSITAYKGSPELMDYASTKGAIVAFTRSLSQNLAEKKIRVNAVAPGPIWTPLIPATISEDKLASDWGEVPLGRPGQPAEVAPAYVFLASDDSSYFSGQVLHPNGGTVVGG, from the coding sequence ATGACGGACAACGACAAGGCCCGGCAGGGCGCCCAGCCCGAAACCGCCTCCACCGAGGAGATGCCGCAGGAGACGCCGGTCGAGAAGCAGGACATCCAGCCCGGCCACGAGGCCGAGATGGACGTCAAGCCGGTCGTCATTCGCGAGGACTACCGGGGCAGCGGCAAGCTGGACGGCAAGGTCGCCCTGATCACCGGCGGCGACAGCGGCATCGGCCGGGCGGTGGCCGTCCACTTCGCCCGCGAGGGGGCCGACGTGGTGCTCCTCTATCTCGACGAGCATCAGGACGCGCAGGACACCGTGGCGATGGTGGAGGCCGAAGGCCGCCGGGCGCTCGCCATCGCGGGCGATATCGGGGACGTGGGCTTCGCGCGGCAGGCGGTCGAGCAGACGCTCGGGCAGTTCGGCAAGCTCGACATTCTCGTCAACAACGCCGCCGAGCAGCACGAGCAAAAGGAACTCACCGACATCACCCCCGAGCAACTGGAGCGCACCTTCCGCACCAACATCTTCGGGATGTTCTACCTGACCCAGGCCGCGCTGCCGCATCTCGGAGAGGGCGCGTCCATCATCAACACGACCAGCATCACCGCCTACAAGGGCAGCCCCGAGCTGATGGACTACGCCTCGACCAAGGGAGCCATCGTGGCCTTTACCCGCAGCCTCAGCCAGAACCTCGCCGAGAAGAAGATTCGCGTGAACGCCGTGGCCCCCGGCCCGATCTGGACGCCGCTGATTCCCGCCACCATCAGCGAGGACAAGCTGGCGAGCGACTGGGGCGAGGTGCCGCTGGGCCGCCCCGGCCAGCCCGCCGAGGTCGCGCCCGCCTACGTGTTCCTGGCGTCGGACGATTCCTCGTACTTCTCCGGGCAGGTGCTGCACCCCAACGGCGGAACGGTCGTCGGCGGGTAA
- a CDS encoding Lrp/AsnC family transcriptional regulator, which produces MVTAIVMVQAERQRIQETAEALAGVPGVREVYSVTGEWDIVVLLKLERYEDLDDVVTGHLRRVGGIARTQTMLAFRTYSEALLDQGFGVGLDEGGQFS; this is translated from the coding sequence ATGGTCACAGCGATCGTGATGGTGCAGGCCGAGCGGCAGCGCATTCAGGAAACCGCCGAGGCCCTCGCGGGGGTGCCCGGCGTGCGCGAGGTGTATTCCGTGACGGGCGAGTGGGACATCGTGGTGCTGCTCAAGCTCGAGCGCTACGAGGACCTCGACGACGTGGTGACCGGACACCTGCGCCGGGTCGGAGGCATCGCCCGCACCCAGACCATGCTGGCCTTCCGCACCTACAGCGAGGCCCTGCTCGACCAGGGCTTCGGCGTGGGATTGGACGAGGGGGGGCAGTTTTCCTGA
- a CDS encoding transposase encodes MSTSQILGERVRILADEFLAVPTTSYQQRSLEAALSMFLDTATKTALHRAELVSKSALSRLLNEYPWDTAQGWAILQRAQWDALLVAARRKHRPLLRLSVDLTSIEKKGSTLPFVRVYNEVHGIHLVVLFAEYGAVKFPVGYRVYRGKGTATPVTLARELLRTVPDAIRRRFRIRVLADSGFESAVFLDEVRQLGFEFVVGVRSTRRTMHPGEVTVADCPHGGYIELKNWPHDPLVLGRVDRGDRVFHAVSSELMEGDEVVAEGAKRWSEESFFKEGKHQFGLAQFALRTAVGLDRWVLLVFLAWTLAILHRETGMTLEACAALALMTVMPDVHLNRLLLTFSRNSEFLRQHGYSLRYARCNS; translated from the coding sequence GTGTCTACGTCACAGATTCTGGGGGAGCGCGTCCGCATTCTGGCAGATGAGTTCCTGGCCGTTCCAACCACGTCCTACCAACAGCGCAGCCTGGAGGCTGCGCTGTCGATGTTCCTGGACACTGCCACCAAAACGGCGTTGCACCGCGCTGAGTTGGTCAGCAAAAGTGCGCTGAGCCGCCTCCTGAACGAGTACCCCTGGGATACGGCACAGGGTTGGGCCATCTTGCAGCGCGCCCAGTGGGACGCGCTGCTTGTCGCGGCCCGACGAAAACACCGCCCACTCCTGCGGCTGAGTGTCGACCTGACCAGCATCGAAAAAAAGGGCAGCACGCTGCCCTTCGTTCGCGTCTACAACGAGGTTCACGGCATCCATCTGGTCGTGTTGTTCGCCGAATACGGAGCGGTGAAGTTTCCCGTGGGGTACCGGGTCTACCGGGGCAAGGGGACAGCGACCCCAGTGACTCTGGCACGAGAACTTCTGCGAACCGTCCCAGACGCGATCCGTCGTCGATTCCGGATTCGCGTGTTAGCAGACAGCGGATTCGAATCCGCTGTCTTCCTGGATGAAGTCAGGCAGCTGGGCTTCGAGTTTGTGGTGGGCGTTCGGTCAACCCGGCGGACGATGCACCCAGGCGAGGTCACGGTGGCTGACTGTCCGCATGGAGGCTACATCGAATTGAAGAACTGGCCGCATGACCCGCTGGTGCTGGGTCGCGTCGACCGTGGAGACCGGGTGTTTCACGCGGTTTCTTCGGAACTGATGGAAGGCGACGAGGTGGTCGCCGAGGGGGCAAAGCGGTGGAGTGAGGAATCGTTCTTCAAGGAGGGCAAGCACCAGTTTGGTCTGGCGCAGTTCGCATTGCGAACTGCTGTGGGCCTGGATCGCTGGGTCCTGCTGGTGTTCCTGGCCTGGACACTGGCCATCCTGCACCGAGAGACCGGGATGACCCTGGAGGCGTGTGCTGCTCTGGCACTGATGACGGTCATGCCAGACGTTCATTTGAACCGCCTGCTCCTGACGTTCAGCAGAAACTCGGAATTTCTCCGCCAGCACGGCTATTCACTGCGCTATGCGAGGTGCAACTCCTGA
- a CDS encoding S66 peptidase family protein, which translates to MAPSFVRPPRLLPGSQVAALSLSSGFVTEVMGRYHAGVRQVAAEFGWEVVPAPNALRGPEYLDRNPQARADDLHWALQNPDIHGLVSIIGGDDSVRLLPFLDLDLIRAHPKAFLGYSDATITLNQFLRAGVMAYHGPALLTDLAENGGMHPFVVEGVRRALVEGPRPFDLMPAPEWTQARMDWADEGAQAVRRPLQPGDGWVWLQGERAAEGHLMGGCLEVLDMLNGTPGWPAPDLWHGAVLALETSNDVPPPRQVGYWLRNYAAQGLLAGAAGLLLARPRDYTPQMVEELYGWVRRVLREAGREDLPVVANVDFGHTSPQLTLPLGGRARLDPAAGRVTVFP; encoded by the coding sequence ATGGCCCCGAGCTTTGTCCGTCCGCCTCGCCTTCTGCCCGGTTCACAGGTGGCGGCCCTCAGTCTGTCGAGCGGCTTCGTCACCGAGGTGATGGGCCGCTACCACGCCGGGGTGCGGCAGGTCGCCGCCGAGTTCGGCTGGGAGGTGGTGCCCGCCCCCAATGCGCTGCGCGGCCCCGAGTACCTGGACCGCAACCCGCAGGCCCGCGCTGACGACCTGCACTGGGCGCTCCAGAACCCCGACATTCACGGCCTGGTCAGCATCATCGGCGGGGACGACTCGGTGCGGCTGCTGCCTTTCCTCGACCTGGACCTGATTCGTGCCCATCCCAAGGCCTTCCTGGGCTACAGTGACGCGACGATCACCCTGAACCAGTTCCTGCGGGCGGGCGTGATGGCCTACCACGGCCCCGCGCTGCTGACTGACCTCGCGGAGAACGGCGGAATGCATCCCTTTGTCGTGGAGGGCGTGCGGCGGGCGCTGGTGGAGGGACCACGTCCCTTCGACCTCATGCCCGCGCCGGAGTGGACGCAGGCCCGCATGGACTGGGCGGACGAGGGGGCGCAGGCGGTGCGCCGCCCCCTTCAGCCCGGCGACGGCTGGGTCTGGCTTCAGGGCGAGCGAGCCGCCGAGGGGCACCTGATGGGCGGGTGCCTGGAGGTGCTGGACATGCTGAACGGCACTCCGGGGTGGCCCGCGCCCGACCTCTGGCACGGTGCCGTTCTCGCGCTGGAGACGAGCAACGACGTGCCCCCGCCCCGTCAGGTGGGGTACTGGCTGCGGAACTACGCCGCGCAGGGCCTCCTGGCCGGGGCCGCCGGGCTGCTGCTGGCCCGCCCACGCGACTACACGCCTCAGATGGTGGAGGAGCTGTACGGCTGGGTGCGCCGGGTGCTGCGCGAGGCGGGGCGGGAAGACCTCCCGGTGGTGGCGAACGTGGATTTCGGGCACACCAGCCCTCAGCTCACGCTGCCGCTGGGGGGCCGGGCGCGGCTGGACCCGGCGGCAGGGCGGGTCACGGTGTTTCCCTGA
- a CDS encoding GNAT family N-acetyltransferase produces the protein MTEGPRVTVRPATSDDALTGALLLNSTQEPHFHIGAEQLAAAFRKTPDRYAVTETRGRVTGLGTLWLPDFQDKHAWVGLHLYPDHRADSTAGVLLDHLAGQARGAGREQLWTSVRADYLPAWPDLPALKFREVHRTFGGGFHLTRWQAGTTRLEARLAGQGYTLAPAADFRRDGRLTSLYALTRGEKVSAEPTIPPAPEALTDEDGLWRMAWLAWHGEELVGIALPERSRLDAWNAVLVVHPGHRRRGVATALLARVARSVQAGGMTFLNVAGSAGDTAYLGVLRRLGANIEPDWIAWEREA, from the coding sequence ATGACCGAAGGCCCGCGCGTGACCGTTCGCCCTGCCACCTCCGACGACGCTCTCACTGGGGCACTGCTGCTGAACAGCACGCAGGAGCCGCACTTTCATATCGGTGCCGAACAACTCGCGGCGGCCTTCCGGAAGACGCCGGACCGCTACGCCGTGACTGAAACGAGAGGGCGGGTGACGGGTCTGGGGACCCTGTGGCTCCCAGACTTCCAGGACAAACATGCCTGGGTGGGCCTGCACCTGTACCCCGACCACCGGGCGGACAGCACAGCGGGGGTCCTGCTGGACCACCTCGCGGGGCAGGCACGGGGGGCCGGGCGGGAGCAGCTCTGGACCAGCGTGCGTGCGGATTACCTCCCGGCTTGGCCCGATCTGCCTGCCCTGAAGTTCCGGGAGGTTCACCGAACCTTCGGAGGCGGGTTTCACCTGACGCGGTGGCAGGCAGGGACGACGCGGCTGGAGGCGAGGCTGGCGGGGCAGGGGTATACCCTCGCACCCGCCGCCGACTTCCGCAGGGATGGGCGCCTGACTTCCCTGTATGCCCTCACGCGCGGCGAGAAGGTCAGCGCCGAGCCCACCATCCCCCCGGCACCGGAGGCCCTGACGGACGAGGACGGCCTCTGGCGTATGGCCTGGCTCGCTTGGCACGGGGAGGAACTCGTGGGGATCGCCCTGCCGGAGCGGTCGCGGTTGGATGCCTGGAATGCGGTGCTCGTGGTGCATCCGGGGCACCGGCGGCGGGGGGTGGCGACGGCGCTGCTGGCGCGGGTGGCCCGCAGCGTACAGGCTGGGGGCATGACGTTCCTCAACGTTGCGGGGAGTGCCGGGGACACGGCATATCTGGGCGTGTTGCGGCGTCTGGGGGCGAACATTGAGCCTGACTGGATCGCCTGGGAGCGTGAGGCGTGA
- a CDS encoding macro domain-containing protein — protein sequence MRGATPEFALERQGVRFVIHAVGPIWRGGGQGEAELLAGAYQGSLRLAVAHGCDSVALPALSTGVYGYPLPQAAEVTVRTIHAFLAEHPGLTVRLVLHGEGAVRAFREAEAAWGGESRA from the coding sequence ATGCGAGGTGCAACTCCTGAGTTTGCCCTGGAACGTCAGGGCGTGCGGTTCGTGATTCACGCCGTCGGGCCAATCTGGCGCGGCGGCGGGCAGGGCGAGGCGGAGTTGCTGGCCGGGGCCTACCAAGGGAGCCTGCGACTGGCCGTAGCGCACGGCTGCGACTCGGTGGCCCTGCCCGCCCTCAGCACCGGGGTGTACGGCTACCCGCTGCCCCAGGCCGCCGAGGTCACTGTACGGACGATTCATGCCTTCCTGGCCGAGCATCCTGGCCTCACCGTGCGGCTGGTGTTGCATGGGGAGGGGGCAGTACGGGCGTTCCGGGAGGCAGAGGCCGCGTGGGGTGGGGAGAGCCGCGCATAA
- a CDS encoding metallophosphoesterase, which yields MRLLVLSDIHANAPALEAVLADAGRRGYDRAVMLGDALGYGAHPAEVLARLRDSGAECIRGNHEQMGLDLVARRGVWLPGSAGVVGAALAWQFGQLGAGDLAWVASWPDGREDPALGVLFRHGTPLSLDTYTDSVTAARDAFAGWSGRLAFVGHTHIPGVYAALNAPVGEWIKFQGLSAGGTFPLAPGVRALCNPGSVGQPRDGDPRASYALFDAGRQTFEVIRVPYPVEAAQTAILEAGLPPVLAARLALGR from the coding sequence GTGCGACTGCTGGTCCTCTCTGACATCCACGCCAACGCCCCCGCGCTGGAGGCGGTGCTGGCGGATGCGGGGCGCAGAGGGTACGACCGCGCCGTGATGCTGGGCGACGCCCTGGGCTACGGGGCGCACCCGGCGGAGGTGCTGGCCCGGTTGCGCGACTCGGGGGCCGAGTGCATCCGGGGCAACCACGAGCAGATGGGCCTCGACCTCGTGGCGCGGCGCGGAGTCTGGCTGCCCGGCAGCGCGGGCGTGGTGGGCGCGGCGCTGGCGTGGCAGTTCGGTCAGTTGGGCGCCGGGGACCTCGCCTGGGTCGCGTCCTGGCCCGACGGGCGGGAAGACCCGGCGCTGGGCGTGCTGTTCCGCCACGGCACCCCCCTGAGCCTGGATACCTACACCGACTCGGTGACCGCCGCGCGGGACGCCTTCGCGGGCTGGAGCGGGCGGCTGGCCTTCGTGGGGCACACCCATATCCCCGGCGTGTACGCGGCGCTGAATGCCCCGGTAGGCGAGTGGATCAAGTTTCAGGGCCTGAGTGCGGGGGGAACCTTCCCCCTAGCCCCCGGTGTCCGCGCCCTGTGCAATCCCGGCAGCGTGGGCCAGCCGCGCGACGGCGATCCCCGCGCCAGCTACGCCCTCTTCGACGCCGGGCGGCAGACGTTCGAGGTGATCCGGGTGCCCTATCCGGTGGAGGCCGCGCAGACCGCCATTCTGGAGGCCGGGTTGCCCCCGGTGCTCGCGGCGCGGCTGGCGCTGGGACGGTGA